In a genomic window of Equus przewalskii isolate Varuska chromosome 4, EquPr2, whole genome shotgun sequence:
- the RBM28 gene encoding RNA-binding protein 28 translates to MAGLTLFVSRLPPSARSEQLEELFSQVGPVKQCFVVTEKGSKACRGFGYVTFSMLEDVQRALKEVTTFEGCKINVTVAKKKLRNKSKEKGKNENSESLKKEPKPKKTKVADKKARLIIRNLSFKCSEDDLKTIFAQFGAVLEVNIPRKPDGKMRGFAFVQFKNLLEAGKALKSMNMKEIKGRTVAVDWAVAKDKYKNTQSASAPGEEKRPEPKDQKLGKENVREEENVGEEAEEEGEDEDDMEEEEEEEEEEDEEDEEEEEENKESKVMKAVQIQKRAVKRAAPAEGSEEEHSDEDGDLEDGESIDSGEEQAQSDTNTEEQEDEDVQVSKKKKRKLPPDVNEGKTVFIRNLSFDSEEEELGELLQQFGDLKYVCIVLHPDTEHSKGCAFAQFMTQEAAQKCLEAASPETEGGGLKLDGRQLKVDLAVTRDEAAKLQTKKVKKPTGTRNLYLAREGLIRAGTKAAEGVSAADMAKRERFELLKHQKLKDQNIFVSQTRLCLHNLPKAVDDKQLRKLLLNATRGERGVRIKECRVMRDLKGVHGKIKGQSLGYAFAEFQEHEHALVALRHINNNPEIFGPQKRPIVEFSLEDRRKLKIKELRIQRSLQKMKSKSMTGEPQQNQPELGKDQQRNAGQNHTQEPSQAPLQQKGKAGSISWTGFQTKAEVEQVELPDGKKRRKVLVLPSHRGPKIRLRDKGKVKSLPPKKPKPQINQWKQEKQKLSSKQAPRKKAKGNKTENRFNQLVEQYKQKLLGPSKGAPLAKRSKWFDS, encoded by the exons ATGGCTGGGCTGACCTTGTTTGTGAGCCGCCTCCCGCCCTCGGCCCGCAGTGAGCAGCTGGAGGAGCTGTTCAGTCAGGTGGGGCCGGTGAAGCAGTGCTTCGTGGTGACTGAGAAAG GGAGTAAGGCATGTCGAGGCTTTGGCTATGTCACTTTTTCTATGCTGGAAGATGTTCAGAGGGCCCTCAAGGAGGTTACTACCTTTGAAGGCTGCAAGATCAACGTGACTGTTGCTAAGAAAAAACTGAGGAACAAGTccaaggaaaaggggaaaaatg AAAATTCAGAGTCCCTAAAGAAGGAGCCGAAGCCTAAAAAAACCAAAGTGGCAGATAAGAAAGCCAGATTAATTATTCGGAACCTGAGCTTTAAG TGTTCAGAAGATGACTTGAAGACAATATTTGCTCAATTTGGAGCTGTCCTGGAAGTAAATATCCCTAGGAAACCAG ATGGAAAGATGCGTGGTTTCGCTTTTGTTCAGTTCAAAAACCTCCTAGAAGCCGGAAAAGCTCTCAAAAGCATGAACATGAAAGAGATAAAAG GGCGGACGGTGGCTGTGGATTGGGCCGTGGCaaaggataaatataaaaatactcagtctgcttctgctccag GTGAGGAGAAGAGGCCTGAACCTAAAGATCAGAAATTAGGTAAAGAGAATGTCAGGGAAGAAGAGAATGTGGGAGAGGAagcggaggaggagggggaggatgaAGATGatatggaagaggaagaggaggaggaggaggaggaggatgaagaagatgaagaagaggaggaggagaataaaGAATCAAAGGTGATGAAGGCTGTGCAAATTCAGAAGAG AGCAGTCAAGAGGGCAGCGCCTGCAGAAGGCAGTGAAGAGGAGCATTCCGATGAGGACGGCGACCTGGAGGACGGAGAGAGTATTGACAGTGGAGAGGAACAGGCTCAGAGTGATACCAACACTGAAGAGCAAGAGGACGAAG aTGTGCAagtctcaaagaaaaagaagaggaagctaCCCCCTGATGTGAATGAAGGGAAAACTGTCTTTATCAG AAACCTGTCCTTTGACTCAGAGGAAGAAGAGCTTGGGGAGCTCCTCCAGCAGTTTGGAGACCTTAAATATGTCTGCATTGTCTTGCATCCAGACACAGAGCATTCTAAAG GTTGTGCATTTGCTCAGTTCATGACTCAAGAAGCAGCTCAGAAATGCCTTGAAGCTGCATCTCCAGAGACCGAG GGTGGTGGGCTTAAACTGGATGGCCGGCAGCTCAAGGTTGACTTGGCAGTGACCCGTGATGAGGCTGCAAAGCTCCAGACAAAGAAGGTGAAGAAGCCAACTGGAACCCGGAACCTCTATCTGGCCCGGGAAGGCT TGATTCGTGCTGGGACGAAGGCTGCAGAGGGCGTGAGTGCTGCTGATATGGCCAAAAGAGAACGA TTTGAGCTACTGAAGCATCAGAAATTGAAGGACCAGAATATCTTTGTCTCCCAGACGAGGCTCTGCCTGCACAACCTCCCAAAGGCCGTGGATGACAAACAGCTCAGAAAGCTGCTGCTAAATGCCactagaggggagagaggggtgcGCATCAAGGAG TGTAGGGTGATGCGAGACCTTAAAGGAGTTCACGGGAAAATTAAGGGTCAGTCCCTAGGCTACGCCTTTGCAGAGTTCCAGGAACATGAGCATGCCCTGGTGGCCCTGCGCCATATCAACAACAATCCGGAAATCTTTGGACCTCAGAAG AGACCGATAGTGGAGTTCTCTTTGGAAGATCGAAGGAAACTCAAAATAAAGGAACTGAGGATCCAGCGCAGCCTG CAAAAAATGAAATCCAAGTCCATGACTGGCGAGCCCCAGCAGAACCAGCCAGAGCTTGGAAAAGACCAGCAACGGAATGCAGGCCAAaaccacacccaggaaccaagccAGGCTCCCCTGCAGCAGAAGGGGAAGGCGGGCTCCATCTCGTGGACAGGGTTCCAGACCAAGGCCGAAGTGGAACAGGTGGAGCTGCCtgatggaaagaagagaagaaaggtccTGGTGCTCCCCTCACACCGAGGCCCCAAAATTAG GTTGCGGGACAAAGGCAAAGTGAAGTCTCTCCCTCCCAAAAAGCCAAAGCCCCAGATAAACCAGTGGAAACAGGAGAAGCAGAAATTATCTTCTAAGCAG GCACCTAGGAAAAAAGCTAAGGGAAATAAGACAGAAAACCGCTTCAACCAGCTGGTCGAACAATATAAGCAGAAATTATTGGGACCTTCCAAAGGAGCACCTCTTGCAAAGAGGAGCAAATGGTTTGACAGTTGA